One genomic window of Halobellus limi includes the following:
- the aroC gene encoding chorismate synthase, whose amino-acid sequence MNGNRFGRLFQVTTYGESHGDAMGVTVSGCPAGLELDEDDVQAELDRRKPGQSMITTSRGEPDAVSINSGVQDGYTTGTPIGMVIENKDARSGKYEPYVTAPRPSHGDFTYSAKFGTRNWGGGGRSSARETVNWVAAGAVAKKILETEDVRVKAHVNQIGDIEAPDVSFEQMLEHAEENPVRCADPDTAEEMRELIDDYQEAGDSIGGSIYFEAQGVPRGLGAPRFDSFPSRLGQAMMSIPATTAFEFGLGTEAREWTGKDRNEDWEFDSDGDPVPEGNKHGGLQGGITTGQPIYGEVTWHAPTSIPKKQKTVDWETGEEKEIQVVGRHDPVLPPRAVPVVEAMLNLTILDFMLLGGRINPDRLDDDPGEYDTDYHPSSPDNE is encoded by the coding sequence ATGAACGGGAACCGATTCGGCCGGCTCTTCCAGGTCACCACCTACGGCGAGAGCCACGGCGACGCGATGGGCGTGACGGTGTCGGGCTGTCCGGCCGGGCTCGAACTCGACGAGGACGACGTCCAGGCGGAACTGGACAGACGAAAGCCGGGTCAGTCGATGATCACGACCTCCCGGGGCGAGCCCGACGCGGTCTCGATCAACTCGGGAGTCCAGGACGGGTACACGACGGGGACGCCGATCGGGATGGTCATCGAGAACAAGGACGCCCGCTCGGGCAAGTACGAGCCGTACGTGACGGCCCCGCGTCCGAGCCACGGCGACTTCACCTACTCGGCGAAGTTCGGGACGCGCAACTGGGGCGGCGGCGGCCGCTCCTCGGCGCGCGAGACGGTGAACTGGGTCGCCGCGGGCGCCGTCGCGAAGAAGATACTGGAGACCGAGGACGTTCGGGTGAAGGCGCACGTGAACCAGATCGGGGACATCGAGGCACCCGACGTGAGCTTCGAGCAGATGCTCGAACACGCGGAGGAGAATCCGGTTCGGTGCGCCGATCCCGACACGGCGGAGGAGATGCGCGAGCTGATCGACGACTACCAGGAGGCCGGCGACTCCATCGGGGGGTCGATCTACTTCGAGGCCCAGGGCGTCCCCCGCGGACTCGGCGCGCCGCGGTTCGACTCGTTCCCCTCGCGACTCGGCCAGGCGATGATGTCGATTCCGGCGACGACGGCCTTCGAGTTCGGTCTCGGGACGGAGGCCCGCGAGTGGACCGGAAAGGACCGAAACGAGGACTGGGAATTCGACTCCGACGGCGACCCGGTCCCCGAGGGCAACAAACACGGCGGGCTCCAGGGCGGCATCACGACCGGACAGCCGATCTACGGCGAGGTCACCTGGCACGCGCCGACGTCGATCCCGAAGAAGCAGAAGACCGTCGACTGGGAGACCGGCGAGGAGAAGGAGATCCAGGTCGTCGGGCGGCACGACCCCGTGCTGCCGCCGCGTGCGGTGCCGGTCGTCGAGGCGATGTTGAACCTCACGATCCTCGACTTCATGCTCCTCGGCGGCCGGATCAACCCCGACCGCCTCGACGACGACCCCGGCGAGTACGACACCGACTACCACCCGTCGAGCCCGGACAACGAGTAG
- a CDS encoding pyridoxamine 5'-phosphate oxidase family protein codes for MDNIEYAYTHGMDDAAVEERLETTGTGVLALSEGDDSYAIPLAHYYDGERLYFRLGVTDGSRKGRFLETTDTASYVLYGTADTDDPRGIDSWSVLVTGTLTELPESEHERFDTAEINRAFSPIRVFDEDVEEMEIRIVELEIESITGRQTAEA; via the coding sequence ATGGACAACATCGAATACGCGTACACCCACGGAATGGACGACGCGGCGGTCGAAGAGCGACTGGAGACGACCGGGACCGGCGTGCTCGCGCTCTCGGAGGGCGACGACAGTTATGCCATTCCGCTGGCACACTACTACGACGGCGAGCGGCTCTACTTCCGCCTCGGCGTCACCGACGGGAGTCGAAAAGGGCGGTTCCTAGAGACGACGGACACCGCGTCTTACGTCCTCTACGGAACGGCGGACACCGACGACCCGCGGGGGATCGACTCTTGGAGCGTCCTCGTCACCGGAACGCTCACCGAACTTCCGGAGTCCGAACACGAGCGGTTCGACACCGCCGAAATAAACCGCGCGTTCTCGCCGATCCGCGTCTTCGACGAGGACGTCGAGGAGATGGAGATCCGCATCGTCGAACTCGAGATCGAGTCGATCACCGGACGGCAGACCGCCGAGGCGTAG
- a CDS encoding PGF-CTERM-anchored ABC transporter substrate-binding protein translates to MQRSAVALSMLLVVAAVGVAVVPAAGAAAAPSAPSADSAGYAAGDAVTPESGVDALDDAPPHDHQSDSGSDADADSGSDADAETCTFPYETTDATGANVTIESDPDRIVTLNPSAAQTMWEIGARDEVVGVSQYASYLEGADEKANVSGAGGPSVETVIDAEPDLVLVPNSSYGAAAERVEQIRAQGVPVYVFGQPESLEFVADKTERIGRLTGNCEAGAARAAEIRQSVDDMERALEGTERPVGLNVFYGYTSGANTFIGDLMTTAGLQNGAAEAGISGFQPINDETVVEMNPEWIVAPEGSPIPENAAYNSTTAVQERNVIRVDTNYLQQPAPRSVQAAEVIMRRVHPEAYEEYRALQSGASTATPGTDATTDDDGTPPVTVTPDASPTTSTDTPGFGPAVTLAALAAAALLAMRR, encoded by the coding sequence ATGCAACGCAGCGCAGTCGCTCTCTCGATGCTCCTCGTCGTCGCCGCAGTCGGCGTAGCAGTCGTGCCCGCAGCGGGCGCGGCGGCCGCTCCGTCCGCTCCGTCCGCTGATTCCGCGGGATACGCGGCCGGCGACGCGGTGACGCCGGAGAGCGGCGTCGACGCCCTCGACGACGCACCGCCCCACGACCACCAGTCGGACTCCGGATCCGATGCCGACGCCGACTCCGGATCCGATGCCGACGCCGAGACCTGTACGTTCCCCTACGAGACGACCGACGCGACGGGGGCCAACGTGACGATCGAGTCCGACCCCGACCGGATCGTGACCCTGAACCCGAGCGCCGCCCAGACGATGTGGGAGATCGGCGCGCGCGACGAAGTCGTCGGCGTCTCCCAGTACGCTTCCTACCTCGAAGGAGCCGACGAGAAGGCGAACGTCTCCGGCGCGGGCGGCCCGAGCGTCGAGACCGTCATCGACGCCGAACCCGACCTCGTTCTCGTCCCGAACAGTTCCTACGGGGCGGCCGCCGAGCGCGTCGAACAGATCCGCGCGCAGGGCGTTCCCGTCTACGTGTTCGGCCAGCCGGAGTCGCTCGAATTCGTCGCGGACAAGACCGAGCGGATCGGTCGGCTCACCGGCAACTGCGAGGCTGGCGCTGCGCGCGCCGCGGAGATCCGCCAGTCGGTCGACGACATGGAGCGGGCGCTCGAAGGCACCGAGCGACCGGTCGGGCTCAACGTCTTCTACGGCTACACCTCGGGCGCGAACACGTTCATCGGCGACCTGATGACGACCGCCGGGCTGCAGAACGGCGCTGCGGAGGCCGGTATCTCTGGGTTCCAACCGATCAACGACGAGACGGTCGTCGAGATGAACCCCGAGTGGATCGTCGCGCCCGAAGGGAGCCCGATCCCCGAGAACGCCGCCTACAACAGCACGACGGCCGTACAGGAGAGGAACGTGATTCGCGTCGACACGAACTACCTCCAGCAGCCCGCCCCGCGGTCGGTCCAGGCCGCCGAGGTGATTATGCGGCGCGTCCACCCCGAGGCCTACGAGGAGTACCGGGCGCTCCAGTCCGGTGCGTCGACGGCGACGCCCGGTACCGACGCCACGACCGATGACGACGGCACGCCGCCCGTGACGGTGACTCCCGACGCGTCGCCGACGACGTCAACCGACACGCCGGGATTCGGTCCGGCGGTGACGCTCGCGGCCCTCGCTGCCGCCGCGCTGCTGGCGATGCGTCGCTGA
- the aroA gene encoding 3-phosphoshikimate 1-carboxyvinyltransferase, with the protein MDVTISQSRVEGRVRAPPSKSYTHRAILAAGYGDEAVVSDPLVSADTRATMRAVEAFGGSVDRSGDDARLEIEGFDGRPEVPDDVVDCANSGTTTRLVTACGALADGLCVFTGDDSLRSRPQGPLLDAIDQLGGRAESTRGNGQAPLVVGGDTGGGRVSIPGDVSSQYITALLMAGAVTEEGIEIDLETELKSAPYVDITLEVLRDFGVEAERTAEGFTVPGGQSYDPTGGEYAVPGDFSSMSYLLAAGAVAAADGEAVVVEGARPSAQGDSAIVGILESMGAAVEWDREAGEITVPRASLSGTTVDVGDTPDLLPTIAALGAVADGDTVIENCEHVRYKETDRVSAMAEELEKLGASVTEERDRLTVHGGESDLVGARVDGRADHRIVMSLSVAGLVADGDTVIEGGEHVDVSFPDFFDALESLGVDVERAE; encoded by the coding sequence ATGGACGTCACTATCTCGCAGTCGCGCGTCGAGGGGCGAGTCCGCGCGCCGCCCTCGAAGAGCTACACGCACCGAGCCATCCTGGCGGCGGGCTACGGCGACGAGGCCGTCGTCTCCGATCCGCTCGTGAGCGCCGACACCCGCGCGACGATGCGGGCGGTCGAGGCGTTCGGCGGGTCGGTGGACCGCTCCGGCGACGACGCGCGACTCGAAATCGAGGGCTTCGACGGCCGGCCGGAGGTTCCGGACGACGTCGTCGACTGCGCGAACTCGGGGACGACCACGCGGCTCGTCACCGCCTGCGGCGCGCTCGCCGACGGTCTCTGCGTCTTCACCGGCGACGACTCCCTGCGCTCGCGACCGCAGGGACCCCTCCTCGACGCGATCGACCAACTCGGCGGCCGCGCGGAGTCGACGCGCGGCAACGGGCAGGCGCCGCTCGTCGTCGGCGGCGACACCGGCGGCGGAAGGGTGTCGATCCCGGGCGACGTCTCCTCGCAGTACATCACCGCGCTCTTGATGGCCGGCGCGGTGACCGAGGAGGGCATCGAGATCGACCTGGAAACCGAACTGAAGTCCGCGCCGTACGTCGACATCACGCTGGAGGTCCTCCGCGACTTCGGCGTCGAGGCCGAGCGGACGGCCGAGGGCTTTACCGTTCCCGGTGGTCAGTCCTACGACCCCACCGGCGGCGAGTACGCCGTCCCCGGGGACTTCTCGTCGATGTCGTACCTGCTCGCCGCGGGCGCGGTCGCCGCCGCGGACGGCGAGGCGGTAGTCGTCGAGGGCGCACGCCCGAGCGCGCAGGGCGACAGCGCCATCGTGGGGATTCTGGAGTCGATGGGCGCGGCCGTCGAGTGGGACCGCGAGGCCGGCGAGATCACCGTCCCGCGGGCGTCGCTGTCGGGGACGACCGTCGACGTCGGCGACACCCCCGATCTCCTCCCGACGATCGCCGCGCTCGGCGCCGTCGCCGACGGCGACACCGTCATCGAGAACTGCGAGCACGTCCGCTACAAGGAGACCGACCGCGTGAGCGCGATGGCCGAGGAGCTGGAGAAGCTCGGCGCGTCCGTGACTGAAGAACGGGACCGGCTGACGGTCCACGGGGGAGAGAGCGACCTCGTCGGGGCGCGGGTCGACGGCCGCGCCGACCACCGGATCGTGATGTCGCTTTCGGTCGCCGGCCTCGTCGCCGACGGCGACACCGTCATCGAGGGCGGCGAACACGTCGACGTGTCGTTCCCGGACTTCTTCGACGCGCTGGAGTCGCTCGGCGTCGACGTCGAGCGGGCCGAGTAG
- a CDS encoding thiamine pyrophosphate-dependent enzyme — protein sequence MSAFSAIGENAERDRNEYTPGLEPQPTWCPGCGDFGVLKALKGAAAELGLSPEEMLVCTGIGCSGKLNSYFESYGFHTIHGRSLPVARAAKLANPGLTVVAAGGDGDGYGIGGNHFTHTARENHDMTYIVFNNEIFGLTKGQTSPTSPKGHKSKTQPHGSAKDPIRPLSLSLTAGASYIARTAAVNPNQAKDIIVEAIEHDGFSHVDFLTQCPTWNKDAKQYVPYIDINDSEDYEFDNTDRSEASEMMHETENVLHEGTVLTGRYYVDEDRPSYQQEKQRIGEIPEEPLAERYFDDDYEWERVYDTFLDKHK from the coding sequence ATGAGCGCATTCAGTGCAATCGGCGAGAACGCCGAACGCGACCGTAACGAGTACACGCCCGGCCTCGAACCCCAGCCGACTTGGTGTCCCGGCTGTGGCGACTTCGGGGTGCTGAAGGCCCTGAAAGGGGCGGCAGCCGAACTGGGACTGTCCCCCGAGGAGATGCTCGTCTGCACGGGCATCGGTTGCTCGGGCAAGTTGAACAGCTACTTCGAGAGCTACGGCTTCCACACGATCCACGGCCGGTCGCTGCCGGTCGCCCGGGCGGCCAAACTGGCCAATCCCGGACTGACCGTCGTCGCCGCCGGCGGCGACGGCGACGGCTACGGGATCGGCGGCAACCACTTCACCCACACGGCCCGCGAGAACCACGATATGACCTACATCGTGTTCAACAACGAGATCTTCGGGCTCACGAAGGGCCAGACGTCGCCGACGTCGCCGAAGGGCCACAAGTCGAAGACCCAGCCCCACGGGTCGGCGAAGGACCCGATCCGTCCGCTGTCGCTGTCGCTGACGGCCGGCGCGTCCTACATCGCTCGGACGGCCGCCGTCAACCCGAACCAGGCGAAGGACATCATCGTCGAGGCCATCGAGCACGACGGGTTCTCCCACGTGGACTTCCTCACGCAGTGTCCGACCTGGAACAAGGACGCAAAGCAGTACGTCCCCTACATCGACATCAACGACTCCGAGGACTACGAGTTCGACAACACCGACCGCTCGGAGGCCTCCGAGATGATGCACGAGACGGAGAACGTCCTCCACGAGGGGACCGTCCTCACCGGCCGCTACTACGTCGACGAGGACCGGCCGTCCTACCAGCAGGAGAAACAGCGGATCGGCGAGATCCCCGAGGAACCGCTCGCAGAGCGGTACTTCGACGACGACTACGAGTGGGAACGCGTCTACGACACGTTCCTCGACAAGCACAAGTAG
- a CDS encoding 2-oxoacid:acceptor oxidoreductase subunit alpha, translated as MTDDELIWRIAGGSGDGIASTSQNFAKALMRAGLHVFTHRHYPSRIRGGHTYTEVRVSSEPVKSRGDGYNFLLALGDSFARNPQENAYYGNEEVKPLSENLDELDEGGVIVYDSGLLDTDDIPNFDERVEENGWHVYDIDLRTMAREHGREVMRNTAGVAVTCAIAGIEPDVIKSLMEDSMPEKVFEPNMSVFDDAYETVLEEFDADAPDVSVPEGEHEEEQVLISGSDAIAYGALDEGCRFIAGYPMTPWTEVFTIMSQNLPEVGGISEQVEDEIAAAALAVGASHAGVKAMSGSSGGGFALMSEPLGLAEMTETPVVLVEAMRAGPSTGMPTKPEQADLEHVLYTSQGDSHRVVFAPSGAEEAYKQTRRAFQIAYEYQIPSIVLYDQKNGGEMRNVPASVFDEEPNPDLGSVISEAELADAPHDPSGKYNRFQHDVEDGVSPRSLPGQEGGRYLATGNEHMPAGHIAEDPDNRVNQVNRRMQKMEAIRADLDGDEETNTHYGPEEAEYGIMTFGSQQGTAEEAVDRLNDDGHSVKMLGVSELAPYPVEEVTEFIRSVDEVLVVEMNASAQFRGLTQKELGRFGEKLSSLLKYNGNPFEPAEIVDGFVTSIVEDGSLPGHETKFVPAASD; from the coding sequence ATGACTGACGACGAACTCATCTGGCGAATCGCGGGTGGTTCCGGAGACGGGATCGCCTCGACCAGCCAGAACTTCGCAAAGGCCCTGATGCGAGCGGGCCTACACGTATTCACGCATCGTCACTACCCGTCGCGCATCCGCGGCGGCCACACCTACACGGAGGTCCGGGTCTCGTCGGAGCCCGTGAAATCGCGCGGCGACGGGTACAACTTCCTCCTCGCACTGGGCGACTCTTTCGCCCGTAATCCGCAGGAGAACGCCTACTACGGCAACGAGGAGGTGAAACCGCTGTCGGAGAACCTCGACGAACTGGACGAGGGCGGCGTCATCGTCTACGACTCGGGGCTGCTCGACACCGACGACATCCCGAACTTCGACGAGCGGGTCGAGGAGAACGGCTGGCACGTCTACGACATCGACCTCCGAACGATGGCTCGCGAGCACGGCCGCGAAGTGATGCGGAACACCGCGGGCGTCGCCGTCACCTGCGCCATCGCCGGGATCGAACCCGACGTCATCAAGAGCCTGATGGAGGACTCGATGCCGGAGAAGGTGTTCGAGCCGAATATGTCGGTGTTCGATGACGCCTACGAGACCGTCCTCGAGGAGTTCGACGCCGACGCACCGGACGTGTCGGTACCGGAGGGCGAGCACGAGGAGGAACAGGTGCTCATCTCGGGGTCCGACGCCATCGCGTACGGCGCGCTCGACGAGGGCTGTCGCTTCATCGCCGGCTATCCGATGACGCCGTGGACCGAGGTCTTCACGATCATGTCGCAGAACCTCCCGGAGGTCGGCGGGATCTCCGAGCAGGTCGAAGACGAGATCGCGGCCGCGGCGCTCGCGGTCGGGGCCTCCCACGCCGGCGTCAAGGCGATGTCCGGTTCATCCGGCGGCGGCTTCGCGCTGATGTCGGAGCCGCTCGGCCTCGCGGAGATGACCGAGACGCCGGTCGTCCTCGTCGAGGCGATGCGCGCCGGTCCCTCGACTGGGATGCCGACGAAGCCCGAACAGGCCGACCTCGAACACGTCCTCTACACGTCGCAGGGCGACTCCCATCGGGTCGTCTTCGCGCCCTCGGGCGCCGAGGAGGCCTACAAGCAGACCCGGCGGGCGTTCCAGATCGCCTACGAGTACCAGATCCCGTCGATCGTCCTCTACGACCAGAAGAACGGCGGCGAGATGCGGAACGTCCCCGCCAGCGTCTTCGACGAGGAGCCGAACCCCGACCTCGGGTCGGTCATCTCCGAGGCCGAACTCGCGGACGCGCCGCACGACCCCTCGGGCAAGTACAACCGCTTCCAGCACGACGTCGAAGACGGCGTGAGTCCGCGCTCGCTCCCCGGACAGGAAGGCGGCCGCTACCTCGCGACTGGCAACGAGCACATGCCCGCCGGTCACATCGCCGAGGACCCCGACAACCGCGTCAATCAGGTCAACCGTCGGATGCAGAAGATGGAGGCCATCCGGGCGGACCTCGACGGCGACGAGGAGACGAACACCCACTACGGACCCGAAGAGGCCGAGTACGGGATCATGACGTTCGGCTCCCAGCAGGGAACCGCCGAGGAGGCGGTCGACCGACTGAACGACGACGGCCATTCGGTGAAGATGCTCGGCGTCTCCGAACTCGCGCCGTACCCGGTCGAGGAGGTCACCGAGTTCATCCGGAGCGTCGACGAGGTGCTCGTCGTCGAGATGAACGCCTCCGCGCAGTTCCGCGGCCTGACGCAGAAGGAACTCGGTCGCTTCGGCGAGAAGCTCTCGAGTCTCCTGAAGTACAACGGCAACCCCTTCGAGCCCGCCGAGATCGTCGACGGGTTCGTCACGAGCATCGTCGAGGACGGGTCGCTGCCCGGCCACGAGACCAAGTTCGTCCCCGCAGCGAGTGATTAA